The sequence below is a genomic window from Silene latifolia isolate original U9 population chromosome 7, ASM4854445v1, whole genome shotgun sequence.
TGGTATCGGTTCCTTAAGATGCCTGTTCAAAGCATCTAATGATCCCTGCTCACACATACAAAAGACTAATCAAAGCATTGCTtgtaaaacattaatttaacaGATAACTTCCATGAGACAAAGCTAACTAACCTGCGATATCAGTAAGAAAGGATACTGGTCAGAGAACATGGTTTTGTATCCACGGGCATAATCAGGATCCGTGCTCCTGGTTTGTGTTGCTACATTTTAACACAGTCCATATTAGTTTAAAGGTGCTCAGAGCGAGTATGCAATTAGACCACATCTTGGCCATTTCCTATCCGGAACATAAACCTCCATAGACCATAGTTTAAGGTGTAGACTGTGATGTAAGCAGGAAATACCTGAGTCAAATCGGACCAGCCGACTGGTTTTCCCAATGTATTTTGAGAACCACTCAGCTGCTTCAGCTCCTTCGTCTAAAGCGGAGCCACTCCATTCCCACACAGACACGTCATCAACCTTAGCACGTGGCTTACTCAAAGACACCTTCAGCAAACCCATCCCGGGGGCTCTTATCACTGAAGATAAAAAGAAATACTTGACGAAGGCAGACAAAgagcgagaaaaaaaaaaaaaaaaaaaaaaaaaaaaaaaaaaagcaaaatttGGGGTTTGGACACAGGTCACGGCTCTTGTGAGTTTATCAACTAAGCTAGCTGAAATctacaaataaaacttgtaagcAACACCAGCATTTTACTTGCGAATCCTAATAATAAATCCATCACATTTCACAACCCGACATAAATTCTATGTTCCATAGAGCTTAATGATGCAATGTAAAATTTATCGATGATTAACTTATCAAGACCACTATTTCATATTATCATTTTTAAAAGTTGCTACATTTGTGAATTGTGAGAAAATATAGTCAAGAGTTGACATTGTATGATCACGTATGTGAAATGGGTCGAAAGTTAGGAATCGAAGGATTTTAACTATTTAGAGATAGTTTAAAGCTTTACCCATGCATGAGTTACTCGAAGGTTCCCAACCCTCGACAAAAGCCTCGCTAGGGAACTCAATTTGAACCAAAGCAAGCTTGGGTTCAACTCTTTGAGTATACATCCTCCCATTTTCATTAACAATCATCCATTGTCTGTCCCATCGAAATCCTGTATATGAGGAGCAAAGAATGTTAAATTCACTTGAAATTTTCTATTCTGAGGGGTATTTGAACcagtaaacaaatgactgggacggagggaATATGTCTTTGCCCCCTCCGATTAAAATTCAAGCTCTGCCACGATTCAAAAATGATACTCCTTCCATTCAACTTTTatcacctcatttctccaatatCTGTGAGGAATATTATattgaagtggggtgataaaagtTGAATAGAGAGAGTAATACAGAGTAAAATCAATGGCGCAGCCATGATTTACATGATAGTGGACGGGGGCGAACAAGT
It includes:
- the LOC141592237 gene encoding uncharacterized protein LOC141592237, which codes for MGEIIAAKVKSILVYPVKSCRGISVLQAPVTSTGFRWDRQWMIVNENGRMYTQRVEPKLALVQIEFPSEAFVEGWEPSSNSCMVIRAPGMGLLKVSLSKPRAKVDDVSVWEWSGSALDEGAEAAEWFSKYIGKTSRLVRFDSATQTRSTDPDYARGYKTMFSDQYPFLLISQGSLDALNRHLKEPIPIDRFRANIVVEGCKPFSEDLWKDIKVNKLTFSCVKLCSRCKMTTINQQTAVANPEVTETLQGFRSDTILLPNKKPKGQVYMGQNLVWKDCYGGGGNSKVIRLGDPVSVLRQVSSTAEAAA